Proteins encoded in a region of the Marinomonas maritima genome:
- the ybgF gene encoding tol-pal system protein YbgF: MKIRSFAVALCFTAPLALADIQKVSSGLSPNAAADLLFQLDTLQQEVQSLRGQLEEQGHELRLMKQSQRDRYIDLDKRISLLMSASVSEPKYISAPTAKTEQPIIQTPAKKVNALIASPLAPVNLQPPTEQSQQSYNDAYNLIRQRKFDEAEIAFAKFVNNFPNNSLTGNGYYWLGEVKLVQGKPREAIEAFSIVLQNFPGHGKEQDSLYKLGTVSDQLGDTVKAKSYLQDVIRRFPESKAAKLSAGYLSKIK; the protein is encoded by the coding sequence GTGAAAATTCGCTCTTTTGCAGTGGCGCTGTGTTTTACAGCGCCACTTGCATTAGCCGATATTCAGAAAGTAAGCAGCGGTCTTTCACCAAATGCTGCTGCGGACTTACTTTTCCAATTGGATACACTTCAACAAGAGGTTCAAAGCCTTCGAGGTCAATTAGAAGAGCAAGGGCATGAATTAAGGTTAATGAAGCAGAGCCAAAGAGACCGTTACATTGATCTCGATAAACGCATATCTTTGCTTATGTCGGCCTCTGTAAGTGAGCCAAAATACATATCTGCCCCAACAGCAAAGACAGAGCAACCCATAATTCAGACACCAGCCAAAAAAGTGAATGCATTAATAGCCTCGCCTTTGGCTCCCGTCAATTTACAGCCACCAACAGAGCAATCTCAGCAATCTTATAATGATGCTTATAATTTAATTCGTCAGAGGAAATTTGACGAGGCTGAAATAGCATTTGCTAAGTTTGTTAATAATTTCCCAAACAACTCATTAACGGGTAATGGCTATTATTGGCTAGGAGAAGTTAAGTTGGTTCAGGGAAAACCTAGAGAAGCAATAGAGGCATTTTCTATTGTTCTCCAAAATTTCCCAGGGCATGGTAAAGAGCAAGACTCATTGTATAAGTTAGGAACTGTCAGCGACCAACTTGGCGACACGGTCAAGGCTAAATCTTATTTACAAGATGTCATTAGACGTTTCCCCGAGAGCAAGGCCGCTAAGCTATCTGCTGGGTATTTAAGTAAAATTAAATAG
- the pal gene encoding peptidoglycan-associated lipoprotein Pal — MSVNKLGKIAVIGLSAAWIVGCSTTATDTDSSTVAEDANSTEQATEDSDQAFGAGEEGALTSVIVDDAAATEKASMDSLAGVQTVFYFDFDKSIVRPESREALAKHAEHLVSNPDARIVLEGHADERGTREYNMALGERRAKAISRYLTIQGVAASQIETVSFGEEVPVAFGHDSNAWQLNRRVEVRYE; from the coding sequence ATGAGTGTAAATAAACTAGGTAAGATTGCTGTAATTGGATTATCTGCAGCTTGGATTGTAGGTTGTAGCACAACAGCAACGGATACTGATTCTTCAACTGTTGCTGAAGATGCTAATTCAACAGAACAAGCAACTGAAGATTCTGATCAAGCATTTGGTGCTGGTGAAGAGGGTGCTTTAACAAGCGTTATTGTTGATGACGCAGCAGCAACTGAAAAAGCTAGCATGGACTCTTTAGCAGGCGTGCAAACTGTATTTTACTTTGATTTTGATAAATCAATTGTACGTCCAGAGTCTCGTGAAGCTCTAGCGAAACATGCTGAGCATCTTGTATCGAATCCTGATGCGCGTATCGTATTAGAAGGTCATGCTGATGAGCGCGGTACTCGTGAATACAACATGGCTCTTGGTGAGCGTCGAGCTAAGGCAATCAGCCGTTATTTGACTATCCAAGGCGTAGCAGCGTCTCAAATTGAAACAGTAAGCTTTGGTGAAGAAGTTCCTGTTGCCTTTGGTCATGATAGCAACGCTTGGCAGTTAAACCGTCGAGTAGAAGTTCGTTACGAATAA
- the tolB gene encoding Tol-Pal system beta propeller repeat protein TolB: MMFKKWLSVIFTCLIFLSSAKAQLVIEITSGADQLLPIAVVPFGYDGFEALPEDIAQIVENDLARSGLFQPVPRSNMLSMPSKEADVFYRDWRLLKSDYVVIGSVQKLPNNQYRIGFELLNVLSQKPVQKHSSIDVSSRNFRDAAHYISDKVYELLTGTRGAFSTRILYVTAEGDKKAPLFKLQVADADGHRPQVVVESKEPILSPSWSGDGRNIAYVMFRNRRPNIFIQELATGKRQQIAQFRGLNGAPAWSPDGKKLALVLSKDNNPEIYTLNIATQKLERMTNHYAIDTEPSWEPDGKGIVFTSDRGGNPQIYRLDVSSKRVERVTFEGDLNTRARMTPDGRYLVTVQKNDGNYHIALQDMKTGRVQVLTETYLDESPSIAPNGSMVMYATTYQGKGILSVVSVDGLVKYRLPSAEGDVREPSWSPYFK; this comes from the coding sequence ATGATGTTTAAAAAATGGTTGAGTGTTATTTTCACTTGCTTGATATTTTTAAGTTCAGCTAAAGCTCAATTAGTCATTGAAATAACGAGTGGCGCTGACCAGTTGCTTCCTATTGCCGTGGTACCTTTTGGGTATGACGGCTTTGAAGCGTTACCTGAAGATATAGCACAAATTGTAGAAAATGACTTGGCAAGAAGTGGCTTGTTTCAGCCAGTACCGCGGTCTAATATGTTAAGCATGCCATCAAAAGAAGCGGATGTTTTCTATAGAGATTGGCGCCTTTTAAAAAGTGATTATGTTGTCATCGGCAGTGTTCAAAAGCTGCCCAACAATCAGTATCGCATTGGCTTTGAGCTGTTAAATGTTTTAAGCCAAAAACCTGTTCAAAAACACAGCTCTATTGACGTTAGCTCAAGAAACTTTAGGGACGCTGCGCATTACATTAGTGACAAAGTTTACGAACTACTAACAGGAACAAGAGGGGCATTCAGCACAAGAATATTATATGTTACTGCTGAAGGCGATAAAAAAGCCCCTTTGTTTAAACTGCAAGTTGCCGATGCTGACGGGCATAGGCCTCAGGTCGTAGTAGAATCTAAAGAGCCTATATTATCTCCATCGTGGAGTGGGGACGGACGAAATATAGCTTATGTCATGTTTAGAAACCGTCGCCCGAACATCTTCATTCAAGAGCTAGCGACAGGCAAGCGTCAGCAGATTGCGCAATTCAGAGGGTTAAATGGTGCGCCAGCATGGTCGCCAGATGGTAAAAAATTAGCATTGGTATTGTCTAAAGATAATAACCCAGAAATTTATACTTTAAACATTGCGACTCAAAAACTTGAGCGCATGACAAATCATTATGCTATAGACACCGAACCAAGCTGGGAACCAGATGGTAAGGGAATTGTATTCACATCTGATCGTGGCGGAAATCCGCAAATATATCGGTTGGATGTAAGTAGTAAGCGTGTTGAGAGGGTTACTTTTGAAGGTGATCTAAATACCAGAGCAAGAATGACGCCTGATGGCCGATACCTTGTGACGGTTCAAAAGAACGATGGCAACTATCATATTGCGCTACAGGATATGAAAACAGGCCGAGTTCAAGTTCTCACAGAGACTTACTTAGACGAATCGCCAAGCATTGCGCCAAATGGTAGCATGGTGATGTATGCCACAACCTATCAAGGAAAGGGTATCTTATCGGTAGTATCCGTTGATGGGCTTGTAAAATATAGGTTACCATCGGCAGAGGGTGATGTGCGTGAACCATCTTGGTCCCCGTATTTCAAATAA